A genome region from Fervidicoccaceae archaeon includes the following:
- a CDS encoding LysE family transporter: MPSSLLSLAATTVAISASGALSPGPLSASAVAVGASLGALGGLALAVGHTLFELPYVVVLAKWRSHVRPLLERYSRPMSLAVAAFMAFFAYLVARDAVAILLGASAETATSTASPMSVGGALWTGALLTGLNPYFLLWWLTVGQPLVARAVEAGRGGLALMYLSHVWMDYAWLALLAAGGGVASVLGAGAYGVLLLAVSLLLAYFAVSFFVSALKPRRL, from the coding sequence TTGCCCTCCTCGCTTCTCTCCTTAGCCGCGACGACCGTGGCGATATCGGCCAGCGGAGCGCTCAGCCCGGGTCCTCTCTCCGCCTCGGCCGTGGCGGTCGGGGCGAGCTTGGGGGCCCTCGGCGGCCTCGCGCTCGCGGTCGGTCACACGCTCTTCGAGCTCCCCTACGTCGTCGTTCTAGCCAAGTGGAGGAGCCACGTGAGGCCCCTCCTCGAGAGATACTCGAGACCAATGAGTCTCGCCGTGGCGGCCTTCATGGCGTTCTTCGCTTATCTCGTAGCTCGAGACGCCGTTGCGATCCTCCTCGGGGCGTCGGCGGAGACCGCAACGTCGACCGCGAGCCCTATGAGCGTCGGCGGAGCTCTGTGGACCGGCGCGCTCCTCACGGGCCTGAACCCCTATTTCCTCCTGTGGTGGCTGACGGTTGGTCAGCCCCTCGTTGCCAGAGCGGTCGAGGCGGGTCGAGGAGGTCTCGCTTTAATGTACCTCAGCCACGTGTGGATGGACTACGCCTGGCTCGCTCTTCTAGCGGCCGGAGGAGGGGTCGCGAGCGTCTTGGGGGCGGGAGCGTACGGGGTCCTCCTGCTCGCCGTGTCTCTTCTGCTCGCGTACTTCGCGGTTAGCTTCTTCGTCTCGGCCCTGAAGCCTCGACGGCTCTAG
- a CDS encoding DMT family transporter has protein sequence MDGVGAWRPAGLLAAPLAATIWALIVFPYRSYMRGSGPLALNARRLLYAAVLSSPAAALKLEPSRDLLFAAASGLFGLWIGDTLYFGAIRRSGPSVAAPVAYTYIVLSQFAASLLGERLRPEVVTASLIAFAGVVVVSSGEGRAGAAGIAYALGAALSWVASVSCIKLASESVDFFSIAYARVAAAALAAWIQLTARGRAPSPLPPKGWSALPLIAVLDLVVGGSLFALSIGALGVSPTVVVISLSPAITQIYARLTGVELVGPRKMIGAGLIIAASILVAMRGA, from the coding sequence TTGGATGGAGTCGGCGCCTGGAGGCCGGCGGGGCTCTTGGCCGCCCCCCTAGCGGCCACGATATGGGCGCTCATAGTTTTCCCCTACAGGTCCTACATGAGGGGCTCGGGGCCCTTGGCCCTCAACGCCAGGAGGCTCCTCTACGCGGCCGTCCTCTCATCCCCTGCTGCCGCTCTCAAGCTCGAGCCGAGCAGAGACCTCCTCTTCGCCGCCGCCTCGGGGCTCTTCGGCCTCTGGATAGGGGACACGCTCTACTTCGGGGCCATAAGACGCTCGGGGCCCTCCGTAGCTGCTCCCGTGGCCTACACGTACATCGTGTTGTCGCAGTTCGCCGCCTCGCTCTTGGGAGAGCGATTGAGGCCCGAAGTCGTGACGGCTTCGCTGATCGCGTTCGCGGGCGTAGTCGTGGTGTCGAGCGGCGAGGGGAGAGCCGGAGCGGCGGGCATCGCCTACGCGCTCGGCGCCGCCCTCTCCTGGGTCGCCAGCGTCTCGTGCATCAAGCTGGCCAGCGAGAGCGTGGACTTCTTCTCGATAGCCTACGCAAGGGTGGCTGCCGCCGCTTTGGCTGCGTGGATTCAGCTCACCGCGAGAGGGAGAGCCCCCTCTCCCCTCCCGCCGAAGGGGTGGAGCGCTCTACCGCTCATAGCTGTCTTAGACCTCGTAGTGGGGGGTTCGCTCTTCGCCCTGAGCATAGGTGCGCTGGGAGTTTCGCCCACCGTCGTCGTGATCTCTCTTTCGCCAGCCATCACGCAGATCTACGCGAGGCTCACCGGGGTGGAGCTCGTCGGTCCGAGGAAGATGATAGGCGCCGGCCTCATAATAGCTGCCTCCATCCTCGTGGCCATGAGGGGAGCCTGA
- a CDS encoding MoaD/ThiS family protein, giving the protein MRIRVRLFSLFRDAAGGIGELEVELEDGSKLSELIEVLSRELPRLAEALRAHPSLVLINGEAARGDPTLREEDEVALAPIPSGG; this is encoded by the coding sequence TTGAGAATCAGGGTGAGGCTCTTCTCGCTGTTCCGAGACGCGGCCGGGGGTATCGGCGAGCTCGAGGTAGAGCTCGAGGACGGCTCCAAGCTCTCGGAGCTAATCGAAGTCCTTTCGCGCGAGCTCCCGCGGCTCGCCGAGGCCCTCAGGGCTCATCCGTCGCTCGTCCTGATCAATGGCGAGGCCGCGAGAGGAGACCCCACGTTGAGGGAGGAAGACGAAGTGGCTCTCGCGCCGATCCCCTCGGGTGGATGA
- the tsaA gene encoding tRNA (N6-threonylcarbamoyladenosine(37)-N6)-methyltransferase TrmO has product MSPQRLSFEVKPIGYVRVPRCDEEVKSSPRGVEGEIEVLEEYAEGLKGIEGFSHLIVLAYLHKVTEEQRRTLLVRPMRLARLGVPLESLPLVGVFCTDSPHRPNPLALTIVELKRVEGRRLIVSGLDLFDGTPVLDIKPYTPARRIEEPRTPAWYEELAEKLRKLGTSGEL; this is encoded by the coding sequence TTGAGCCCCCAGCGGCTCTCCTTCGAGGTGAAGCCTATAGGTTACGTGAGAGTTCCGCGCTGCGACGAGGAGGTGAAGTCCTCGCCGAGAGGGGTGGAGGGCGAGATCGAGGTCCTCGAGGAATACGCCGAGGGCCTCAAAGGGATCGAGGGGTTCTCGCACCTGATCGTGTTGGCCTATCTACACAAAGTAACGGAGGAGCAGAGGAGGACTCTGCTCGTCAGACCGATGAGGCTCGCCAGATTGGGCGTCCCTCTCGAGAGCCTCCCCCTCGTTGGGGTGTTCTGCACCGACTCGCCCCACAGGCCCAACCCGCTGGCTCTGACCATAGTTGAGTTGAAGAGAGTTGAGGGCAGGAGGCTCATCGTATCGGGACTGGACCTATTCGACGGGACTCCCGTCCTCGACATCAAGCCCTACACGCCGGCGAGGAGGATCGAGGAGCCGAGAACTCCGGCCTGGTACGAGGAGCTGGCTGAGAAGCTGAGAAAGCTGGGGACCTCGGGAGAGCTCTAG
- a CDS encoding ABC transporter permease subunit, whose amino-acid sequence MRLPLFSIACYAALLLASSLSLAALLAPLLVGPSDILRELSSARSLRALVLSASTATASLAASLLIALPTAYALSKKNFPGRGVLLELSKLPAVMPPIALGLSLLLFLKRTSVGAALDSLVGLTFEVPGIVLAQMAVVLPVMVSYLKDVFDAVDDRHILMARSLGLSEFEALVKVAIPMRWRGILGASSLAWVRAAGEFGATLMVAGATPHKTETLPISLYLAIARGDLAHAAASALVLAALGALALATLRIAGRSVE is encoded by the coding sequence ATGAGGCTCCCGCTCTTCTCGATCGCTTGCTACGCGGCTCTCCTCCTCGCGTCCTCGCTCTCTCTGGCCGCGCTGCTGGCCCCTCTCCTCGTGGGTCCGAGCGATATACTCAGGGAGCTCTCCTCGGCGAGGTCGCTGAGAGCGCTCGTCCTCAGCGCCTCCACCGCCACGGCGTCCCTCGCCGCCTCGCTGCTCATCGCGCTCCCGACGGCCTACGCTCTCTCCAAGAAGAACTTCCCCGGTCGAGGAGTCCTATTGGAGTTGAGTAAGCTGCCGGCCGTCATGCCGCCCATAGCGCTCGGCCTCTCTCTCCTGCTCTTCCTCAAGCGCACGAGCGTCGGAGCGGCTCTCGACTCGCTCGTCGGCTTGACATTCGAGGTGCCCGGCATAGTGTTAGCTCAGATGGCCGTGGTGCTCCCAGTGATGGTGTCCTACCTCAAGGACGTATTCGACGCGGTGGATGATAGGCACATCCTAATGGCCAGGAGCCTCGGGCTCTCGGAGTTCGAGGCTTTGGTCAAGGTGGCGATCCCGATGAGGTGGAGAGGGATCTTGGGGGCGAGCTCGCTGGCCTGGGTCAGAGCCGCCGGCGAGTTTGGGGCGACGCTCATGGTGGCCGGGGCCACTCCACACAAGACCGAGACTCTGCCCATCTCGCTCTACCTGGCCATAGCTCGAGGAGATTTGGCTCACGCCGCCGCCTCGGCTCTAGTCCTGGCCGCTCTGGGAGCGCTCGCGCTGGCGACGCTGAGGATCGCGGGGAGGTCCGTCGAATGA
- a CDS encoding HD domain-containing protein, with protein sequence MPRTGWLLRGIPPAAAESVAGHSFEAAVYALMLCRELSRKGFAADLGRALTLALLHDSEEALLGDVVKRAKLRARGLEEARLEALRELGLGELTELLREYAELSSVEGVIAKISDLLATANQAARYLDSGYRGVEDIALGALSELDSLLRGLRDEELGRALSEVIGKLVSPILRRPRA encoded by the coding sequence TTGCCCAGGACGGGTTGGCTCCTCAGAGGGATCCCGCCGGCCGCCGCGGAGAGCGTGGCCGGGCACTCTTTCGAGGCCGCGGTCTACGCCCTGATGCTGTGCCGAGAGCTCTCGAGGAAGGGCTTCGCAGCGGACCTCGGGAGAGCTCTGACGCTAGCTCTATTGCACGACTCGGAGGAGGCGCTCCTCGGCGACGTCGTGAAGCGCGCCAAGCTCAGAGCTCGAGGCCTCGAGGAGGCGAGGCTGGAGGCTCTGAGAGAGCTGGGGCTGGGGGAGCTGACCGAGCTCCTGAGAGAATACGCCGAGCTCTCCAGCGTCGAGGGGGTGATTGCGAAGATCTCGGACCTCCTGGCCACCGCGAATCAGGCGGCGAGGTACCTGGACTCGGGCTACCGAGGGGTCGAGGACATAGCTCTGGGGGCTCTGAGCGAGCTGGACTCCCTCTTGAGAGGGCTGAGAGACGAGGAGCTCGGGAGGGCGCTGAGCGAAGTGATCGGGAAGCTCGTCTCGCCCATCCTCCGCCGTCCCCGAGCCTAG
- a CDS encoding isoaspartyl peptidase/L-asparaginase, with product MACTAAVAAHGGAGRWRPDRGYSAVERALSEAIERGLEEIERGALAAAVEAVRVLEDSEVLNAGSGSTLNSEGCVEMDAGVMDGSTGDAGAVGALRGFRNPVLAALEVMRSTPHVLLVGEGAARLAELAGLARLEPTCRGEAPAWPLEGRPWARALSPLVDTVGAVALDDECRLAAAASTGGITGKLPGRVGDTPIPGAGFYASRSAAVVATGIGEVIILESASRRAVELVERLGDLVEALNAVVSEVTARRGRGTLGLLGLDVRGRVGASHNFQAMPWGYAKLGERPRILGLPSL from the coding sequence TTGGCGTGTACGGCCGCTGTGGCGGCCCACGGAGGGGCCGGTCGCTGGAGGCCCGATAGAGGCTACTCTGCCGTCGAGAGAGCTCTCTCCGAGGCGATCGAGCGGGGGCTTGAGGAGATCGAGCGGGGGGCGCTCGCCGCCGCCGTCGAGGCCGTGAGGGTCCTCGAGGACAGCGAGGTGCTCAACGCCGGCTCGGGCTCTACGCTCAACTCAGAGGGCTGCGTCGAGATGGACGCCGGAGTCATGGACGGCTCGACGGGCGACGCCGGAGCCGTCGGAGCTCTCCGAGGCTTCAGAAACCCCGTGTTGGCCGCTCTAGAGGTGATGCGCAGCACTCCGCACGTGCTCCTCGTCGGCGAGGGGGCCGCCAGGCTCGCCGAGCTCGCGGGCCTCGCCAGGCTGGAGCCGACGTGCCGCGGCGAGGCCCCGGCTTGGCCCCTCGAGGGGAGGCCCTGGGCCCGGGCGCTCTCCCCGCTCGTCGACACCGTCGGGGCGGTCGCTCTAGACGACGAGTGCCGCCTGGCCGCTGCAGCTAGCACGGGCGGTATAACCGGCAAGCTGCCCGGGCGGGTCGGCGACACCCCCATCCCCGGAGCCGGATTCTACGCGAGTCGCTCGGCCGCGGTCGTGGCCACGGGGATTGGCGAGGTCATAATACTTGAGTCCGCGTCCAGGCGAGCTGTCGAGCTGGTAGAGAGGCTCGGCGACTTGGTCGAAGCTCTAAATGCTGTGGTCTCGGAGGTCACGGCGAGGAGAGGTCGCGGCACGCTCGGCCTATTGGGGCTGGACGTTCGTGGGCGCGTGGGAGCCTCTCATAACTTCCAGGCTATGCCGTGGGGGTACGCGAAGCTCGGCGAGAGGCCTAGAATCCTCGGCCTCCCGAGCCTGTGA
- a CDS encoding molybdenum cofactor biosynthesis protein MoaE, which translates to MTRRFEGSVLDKVTPEDVASLLRELASSGGPEGFGGIAIFVGCVKGLVDGKRVKRLVYEAYEPFASRKLREISESFSSDPNVNSVVIAHASGELSPGDIALFIAVSARDRKRALEALSSALERVKAEAPIFKLEVREDGEFYVVGNSVRVKRT; encoded by the coding sequence TTGACTCGGAGATTCGAGGGCTCGGTCCTAGATAAGGTGACGCCCGAGGACGTCGCCTCTCTGCTCCGCGAGCTCGCGAGCTCCGGGGGGCCTGAGGGCTTTGGGGGCATAGCGATCTTCGTAGGCTGCGTGAAGGGCTTAGTGGATGGTAAGAGAGTCAAGAGATTGGTCTACGAGGCCTACGAGCCCTTCGCCTCTCGCAAGTTGCGCGAGATAAGCGAGAGCTTCTCGTCGGATCCCAATGTCAATTCGGTGGTCATAGCGCACGCCTCCGGCGAGCTCTCCCCGGGGGACATAGCTCTGTTCATTGCAGTCTCGGCGAGAGATAGGAAGAGAGCGCTCGAGGCCCTCTCAAGCGCCCTCGAGAGGGTCAAGGCCGAGGCCCCGATCTTCAAACTCGAGGTTAGAGAAGATGGGGAGTTCTACGTTGTGGGCAACAGCGTGAGAGTCAAGCGTACATGA
- a CDS encoding radical SAM protein: protein MIDRFSRPLRGLRISVTYRCNFRCFFCHAEGLERGPVEELRPREVELLARAASSLGASEAKLTGGEPLTRGDAVDLVSAAKRGGINEISMTTNGSLLSDLARELAEAGLRRVNISLHSLNPRLFRGDHEGRIP from the coding sequence TTGATCGATCGCTTCTCGCGTCCGCTGAGGGGGCTCAGGATTAGCGTCACTTACAGATGCAACTTCAGATGCTTCTTCTGTCACGCGGAGGGGCTCGAGAGAGGACCGGTCGAGGAGCTGAGGCCTCGCGAGGTCGAGCTCCTCGCGAGGGCCGCCTCATCGCTCGGGGCCTCGGAGGCGAAGCTGACCGGCGGGGAGCCCCTGACGAGGGGAGACGCGGTGGATCTCGTCTCGGCCGCTAAGCGGGGCGGAATTAACGAGATCTCGATGACTACGAACGGTTCTCTTTTGAGCGACTTGGCCCGGGAGCTGGCCGAGGCGGGTCTGCGCAGAGTCAACATCAGCCTCCACTCGTTGAACCCGAGACTTTTTCGGGGAGATCACGAGGGGAGGATCCCTTGA
- a CDS encoding twin-arginine translocase TatA/TatE family subunit yields MPFSLGTTELIILGLIVVLLLLVPSKLPQLARGIGEAIREFRRASKEMEEVGEGVKREASKAVSDVKTSEEELRRVVTQILEEERKKQAGS; encoded by the coding sequence ATGCCATTTAGCCTCGGCACGACCGAGCTGATCATCTTGGGTCTCATCGTCGTTCTGCTCCTCCTAGTACCTAGCAAGCTGCCTCAGCTAGCTAGGGGAATCGGCGAGGCGATAAGAGAGTTCAGACGAGCCTCCAAGGAGATGGAGGAGGTCGGGGAGGGGGTCAAGAGAGAGGCCTCGAAGGCGGTGAGCGATGTCAAGACATCCGAGGAGGAGCTTAGGAGAGTCGTGACTCAAATCCTCGAGGAAGAGAGGAAGAAACAAGCAGGCTCTTAA
- the moaC gene encoding cyclic pyranopterin monophosphate synthase MoaC: MSEALKMIDVSSKPEVVRVSVAEGVIRLRRETVERIRAGAVEKGDVLAVSSVAAVLAVKRTPELLPLAHNIPIEWVGVEHELLEEGVRVRVSVKTTAKTGAEMEALVGVSAALLTIWDMVKKHEKDELGLYPETRIEGVRVVEKRKEGAGP; encoded by the coding sequence TTGAGCGAGGCCCTCAAGATGATCGATGTATCGTCAAAGCCCGAGGTCGTTAGGGTCTCGGTGGCCGAGGGCGTGATCAGGCTGAGGAGAGAGACCGTCGAGAGGATAAGAGCCGGGGCTGTCGAAAAGGGCGACGTGCTCGCTGTGAGCAGCGTCGCGGCCGTGCTGGCCGTGAAGAGGACGCCGGAGCTCCTACCTCTGGCCCACAATATACCGATCGAGTGGGTCGGCGTCGAGCACGAGCTACTCGAGGAAGGGGTCAGAGTGAGGGTCTCGGTGAAGACCACCGCGAAGACAGGGGCCGAGATGGAGGCCCTCGTCGGCGTCTCGGCCGCTCTCCTGACGATATGGGACATGGTGAAGAAGCACGAAAAGGACGAGCTAGGCCTGTATCCGGAGACGAGGATCGAGGGGGTCAGAGTCGTGGAGAAGAGGAAGGAAGGGGCTGGACCTTGA
- a CDS encoding ATP-binding cassette domain-containing protein codes for MIEVLGIAVRRGAFTLEIEELRVERGEILAVMGPNGAGKTTLLETLAGFIKPERGRILLGGLDVTRLPPEARGVGYVPQDLLLFPHMTVWENVALKLRRREDLARAREACSLLGLDGLLSRKAGELSGGQRQRVALARALVRAERALLLDEPLSSIDAESRERVASETESVLRAWVERSRVPTIYVSHDSSEVEKLADRVVLLRGGQDSRRADELTRLGIKSLLVSSSLPRGFESRLS; via the coding sequence ATGATCGAGGTCCTTGGAATAGCGGTGAGAAGAGGCGCCTTCACGCTGGAGATCGAGGAGCTGAGGGTAGAGCGAGGCGAGATCCTCGCGGTCATGGGCCCCAATGGGGCGGGCAAGACCACTCTCCTAGAGACGCTGGCAGGCTTCATCAAGCCCGAGAGAGGGAGGATCCTCCTCGGGGGCCTGGACGTCACGAGGCTCCCGCCCGAGGCCAGGGGAGTGGGCTACGTTCCCCAGGACCTCCTGCTCTTCCCCCACATGACGGTGTGGGAGAACGTGGCGCTCAAGCTGAGGAGGCGCGAGGACCTGGCCAGAGCTCGCGAGGCGTGCTCTCTCCTCGGCCTCGATGGGCTCCTGAGCAGGAAAGCTGGGGAGCTGAGCGGAGGGCAGAGGCAGAGGGTGGCTCTGGCTCGAGCTCTGGTCAGAGCCGAGAGAGCCCTGCTCCTCGACGAGCCCCTCTCGTCGATCGACGCGGAGTCCCGAGAGAGGGTCGCGTCCGAGACCGAGAGCGTCCTCAGGGCTTGGGTCGAGAGGAGCAGAGTCCCGACGATCTACGTCAGTCACGACTCGAGCGAGGTCGAGAAGCTAGCCGATAGGGTCGTCTTGCTCAGGGGGGGGCAGGATAGTCGGAGGGCGGACGAGCTGACGCGTCTCGGCATTAAGAGCCTGCTTGTTTCTTCCTCTCTTCCTCGAGGATTTGAGTCACGACTCTCCTAA
- the modA gene encoding molybdate ABC transporter substrate-binding protein gives MSSRRVAVALFFVIVVISVVYIGALSKKSERLVVYAGAAAAPVYREAVEVFQRETGVRVELRLGGSGALLSQLLVARDGDLYVPGSQEFLWRAAQLGVLDSSRRPVVLAYLVPALIVAKGNPKNITSIEDLARPGVSIAIADPEAVCVGLYAKEILERIGLWSEASKNIKVYASSCEHLASLVTTGAVDAVLGWHVFHFWDPNATELVLLRPGEAARIGYIAGAVTAYSKNKELAEEFLKFLSSEKMAEVWRRYGYLPTLEEALKLAPGATAEELP, from the coding sequence TTGAGCTCTCGCAGGGTAGCAGTCGCTCTCTTCTTCGTAATTGTAGTAATTTCCGTTGTTTACATAGGAGCTCTCTCGAAGAAAAGCGAGAGGCTCGTGGTCTATGCCGGGGCGGCCGCCGCGCCCGTCTATCGAGAAGCGGTCGAGGTCTTCCAGCGAGAGACAGGAGTCCGGGTAGAGCTCAGGCTCGGCGGCTCGGGGGCTCTGCTCTCTCAACTCCTCGTGGCCCGCGACGGAGACCTCTACGTGCCCGGCTCCCAGGAATTCTTATGGAGAGCCGCTCAACTCGGCGTGCTCGACTCCTCGAGGAGGCCCGTCGTCTTGGCCTATCTCGTTCCGGCTCTGATAGTTGCCAAGGGGAATCCGAAGAACATCACGAGCATCGAGGATCTCGCGAGGCCGGGCGTGTCGATTGCGATCGCCGACCCCGAGGCGGTCTGCGTGGGGTTGTACGCGAAGGAGATACTCGAGAGGATCGGGCTGTGGAGCGAAGCCTCCAAGAACATCAAGGTCTACGCCTCGAGCTGTGAGCACCTGGCTTCCCTCGTCACGACGGGCGCTGTGGACGCGGTCCTGGGATGGCACGTGTTTCACTTCTGGGACCCCAACGCGACGGAACTTGTGCTCTTGAGGCCCGGCGAGGCGGCGAGGATAGGCTACATAGCGGGGGCGGTCACCGCCTACTCGAAAAACAAAGAGCTCGCCGAGGAGTTCCTCAAGTTTCTCTCGTCAGAGAAAATGGCCGAGGTCTGGAGGAGGTACGGGTATCTACCAACCCTCGAGGAGGCTCTCAAGCTGGCGCCGGGCGCCACGGCGGAGGAGCTCCCATGA
- a CDS encoding APC family permease codes for MRLTEEVFVRRASGLVRELSWLDVALWVLATPAASGITYYSVKILGDPSCYGGSIVLSFALAGLMFLPLVVAFALIAASFPRSSSLYVFVSRAIHPVLGFLPFWYFVIGGGAAMASGFLAFIGIKVLSGPLTVAAAATGSPSMLRLAESLVEPRNQLVVAIIVVLVVWALNYLGMRVIKWTMRVLVVLPLAATLTAMLVLAAAEPGAGQRSFDAVFGSGAASSVLSTAVEGRGGVEPLSPVGLLAGSYGMLLWTLWAFTGVEIVTFVGSEVKDPSRSYFRGYLTGFVIVTLVYLTLPYLAQRAFGYDFLASYAYLKSEYPDVLERILGVPPPDPSIPFYASMLLGSPAVAVTLGACFVLWYLNTIIPIWVGGVRGFFSMAFDRMLPERLASVSPRWAAPTWANHVIAIMALFGALMTYMENMGYGAAAALISFMDFSVLFFVWPVGLALMLMPHWRPDLFDKVVLPSRRLCTVVGALVFALGWFFMILTAYSDPAIVLVNVVVGTAGLLIFAYMSQKNRERGIEPSRVFAQIPPA; via the coding sequence ATGAGGTTGACCGAGGAGGTCTTCGTCAGGAGAGCGTCGGGTCTCGTGAGAGAGCTCTCGTGGCTCGACGTGGCTCTCTGGGTTCTCGCCACGCCGGCGGCTTCCGGCATAACCTATTACTCGGTCAAGATATTGGGGGACCCCTCGTGCTATGGAGGCAGCATCGTGTTGTCCTTCGCCCTCGCCGGCCTGATGTTCTTGCCCCTCGTGGTGGCCTTCGCTCTGATAGCTGCGTCCTTCCCCAGGTCCAGCAGCCTCTACGTCTTCGTCTCCAGGGCGATCCACCCCGTCCTCGGCTTCTTGCCCTTCTGGTACTTCGTGATCGGCGGAGGAGCGGCGATGGCATCCGGCTTCCTCGCGTTCATTGGGATCAAGGTGTTGAGCGGCCCCCTGACCGTGGCGGCCGCAGCGACCGGGAGCCCCTCGATGCTCAGGCTGGCCGAGAGCCTCGTTGAGCCGAGAAATCAGCTAGTCGTCGCGATAATCGTCGTGCTCGTCGTGTGGGCTCTCAACTACTTGGGGATGAGAGTGATCAAGTGGACCATGAGAGTTCTCGTGGTTCTGCCCCTCGCGGCCACCCTGACGGCCATGCTGGTCCTGGCCGCCGCCGAGCCCGGGGCCGGTCAGAGGAGCTTCGACGCCGTGTTCGGCTCCGGCGCCGCGAGCTCCGTGCTCTCGACCGCCGTGGAGGGCCGAGGAGGCGTGGAGCCCCTCTCTCCCGTCGGCCTCCTCGCCGGGAGCTACGGAATGTTGCTGTGGACGCTGTGGGCCTTCACGGGGGTCGAGATCGTGACGTTCGTCGGGAGCGAGGTCAAGGACCCCTCGCGCAGCTACTTCCGAGGCTATTTGACCGGATTCGTCATCGTGACGCTGGTTTACTTGACGCTGCCCTACTTGGCTCAGAGAGCCTTCGGCTACGACTTCCTCGCCTCTTACGCGTACCTGAAGTCGGAGTACCCCGACGTGCTGGAGAGAATCCTCGGGGTCCCTCCGCCGGATCCCTCGATACCGTTCTACGCGTCGATGCTCCTCGGGAGCCCCGCTGTTGCAGTAACGCTCGGCGCGTGCTTCGTCTTGTGGTACCTCAACACGATAATACCGATATGGGTCGGAGGAGTCAGGGGCTTCTTCTCGATGGCCTTCGACAGGATGCTGCCGGAGCGCCTGGCCTCCGTCTCCCCCAGGTGGGCTGCCCCCACGTGGGCCAACCACGTGATAGCGATCATGGCTCTGTTCGGCGCGCTCATGACCTACATGGAGAACATGGGCTACGGAGCGGCCGCCGCTCTCATATCGTTCATGGACTTCAGCGTGTTATTCTTCGTCTGGCCCGTCGGCCTGGCCCTCATGCTTATGCCACACTGGAGGCCCGACCTCTTCGATAAAGTGGTGTTGCCATCGAGGAGGCTCTGCACCGTCGTCGGCGCTCTCGTCTTCGCTCTGGGCTGGTTCTTCATGATATTGACGGCCTACAGCGACCCCGCGATAGTACTCGTGAACGTCGTCGTCGGCACGGCCGGCCTCCTTATCTTCGCCTACATGTCGCAGAAGAACAGAGAGAGGGGAATAGAGCCCAGCAGGGTCTTTGCTCAGATACCGCCGGCTTAG
- a CDS encoding Lrp/AsnC ligand binding domain-containing protein gives MRAFVEIHATAGLLEGVLEAVRRTEGVKEAYPVAGHCDIIAVLEVPDLKSLYDAVKRIHGVKGVEATETLISVE, from the coding sequence TTGAGAGCTTTCGTCGAGATACACGCAACGGCCGGCCTGCTCGAAGGGGTCCTCGAAGCGGTCAGGAGGACTGAGGGAGTCAAGGAGGCCTACCCAGTGGCGGGCCACTGCGATATTATAGCGGTCCTCGAGGTCCCCGACCTCAAGAGCCTATACGACGCGGTCAAGCGCATCCACGGAGTAAAGGGGGTAGAAGCCACCGAGACTCTGATATCCGTCGAGTGA